The following are from one region of the Aquirufa lenticrescens genome:
- a CDS encoding aminotransferase class I/II-fold pyridoxal phosphate-dependent enzyme has protein sequence MDIFEKVANNMGPIGAHAHYSHHYFSFPKLTGELGPRMTFMGKEMLNWSLNNYLGLANHPEVRKADAEATAKYGLAYPMGARMMSGNTDEHEEFERQLAEFVGKEDAFLLNYGYQGVMSIIECMVDHKDVIVYDAESHACLIDGIRLHKAKMGQYYKFNHNDMDSLRKNLERATKITNETGGGILVITEGVFGMSGKVGSLDKIVEMKKDFNFRLLVDDAHGFGTMGDNGQGVGEYLNCTEGIDLYFSTFAKSMAAIGAFVAAPKEIIMYLKYNMRSQTYAKALPMPFVIGGMKRLELIKKHPELRETLWANVRALQKGLKDKGFDIGETQSPVTPVFLHGEYDIAAVTKLVRDLRENMGIFCSIVVYPVVPKGQIMLRIIPTSSHTLADIEYTCDCFAEVQKRLKSGYYAQ, from the coding sequence AGCTAATAACATGGGACCAATTGGTGCACACGCGCATTATTCCCATCATTATTTTTCATTCCCCAAATTAACAGGTGAATTAGGCCCAAGAATGACTTTCATGGGCAAAGAAATGTTAAACTGGTCTCTTAATAACTATTTAGGTCTAGCGAATCATCCTGAGGTTAGAAAAGCTGATGCTGAAGCAACAGCAAAATACGGTTTAGCCTACCCAATGGGCGCGCGTATGATGTCTGGTAATACAGATGAGCACGAAGAATTTGAGCGTCAATTAGCCGAATTTGTAGGCAAAGAAGACGCCTTCTTATTAAACTACGGATACCAAGGCGTGATGTCAATCATCGAATGTATGGTAGATCACAAAGACGTAATCGTCTATGACGCTGAATCTCACGCCTGTTTAATCGATGGTATTCGTCTTCACAAAGCAAAAATGGGACAGTACTATAAGTTCAATCACAATGATATGGATTCATTGCGTAAGAACTTAGAACGTGCCACTAAAATAACTAATGAGACAGGTGGTGGTATTTTAGTGATTACTGAGGGTGTTTTCGGGATGTCGGGTAAAGTCGGTTCATTAGATAAAATTGTGGAAATGAAAAAAGATTTCAATTTCCGTCTTCTTGTTGATGATGCTCATGGTTTTGGTACCATGGGAGACAATGGCCAAGGTGTGGGCGAATACCTAAATTGCACAGAAGGAATTGACTTATATTTCTCCACTTTTGCTAAGTCTATGGCTGCTATTGGGGCCTTTGTTGCGGCTCCTAAGGAGATTATCATGTATTTGAAGTATAATATGCGTTCACAAACCTATGCAAAAGCATTACCTATGCCATTTGTCATCGGTGGAATGAAACGTTTAGAATTGATCAAAAAACATCCAGAATTGAGAGAAACCTTGTGGGCAAATGTTCGTGCCCTACAAAAAGGTTTAAAAGATAAAGGTTTTGATATCGGTGAAACGCAATCACCTGTAACTCCTGTATTCTTACATGGAGAATATGATATTGCTGCGGTAACAAAACTGGTGCGTGATCTACGTGAAAATATGGGTATTTTCTGTAGTATTGTCGTTTATCCGGTAGTTCCCAAGGGGCAAATCATGTTAAGAATCATTCCTACTTCTTCACATACACTAGCTGATATTGAGTACACATGCGACTGTTTTGCTGAAGTTCAGAAAAGATTGAAATCAGGCTACTATGCGCAATAA
- a CDS encoding histone H1, with translation MSRFAQVKDLILSLEGDFEKFYDKGNQAAGTRVRGGLQQLKTLAQEIRTEVQNKKNSGK, from the coding sequence ATGAGTAGATTTGCACAAGTAAAGGACTTAATTTTATCTTTAGAAGGAGATTTCGAAAAATTCTACGATAAAGGAAATCAAGCAGCTGGTACTCGCGTTAGAGGTGGTTTACAACAATTGAAAACTTTAGCACAAGAAATTCGTACTGAAGTTCAAAACAAGAAAAACTCAGGAAAATAA
- a CDS encoding MaoC family dehydratase: protein MLDVGNSYEIEFSFTQEQVNDFCKISGDFNPLHWDEAYAANTPFKKPIIHGALIASVFSRVMGMEFPGEGSVYLKQVSEFKRPLFVGTTYKAKFEIVSTNPAKHTAEISTQVFELERGKIMVDGMASAMHAELF from the coding sequence ATGTTAGATGTAGGAAACTCGTATGAGATCGAATTCTCATTCACACAAGAGCAAGTAAATGACTTTTGTAAAATATCAGGTGATTTTAATCCCTTGCATTGGGATGAAGCTTATGCAGCCAATACCCCATTTAAGAAGCCTATCATTCACGGCGCCTTAATCGCCAGTGTTTTTTCGCGAGTAATGGGTATGGAATTTCCAGGTGAAGGTAGTGTTTATTTAAAGCAGGTTTCTGAGTTTAAGCGCCCTTTATTTGTAGGAACTACGTATAAAGCTAAGTTTGAAATTGTAAGTACTAATCCTGCTAAACACACCGCTGAGATTTCTACTCAAGTTTTTGAACTAGAAAGAGGGAAGATTATGGTCGATGGTATGGCCTCAGCCATGCACGCAGAACTATTTTAA